Proteins from one Anthonomus grandis grandis chromosome 8, icAntGran1.3, whole genome shotgun sequence genomic window:
- the LOC126739363 gene encoding protein APCDD1-like, with product MLWVLLFAGFAVVQLTNGSTCEQMTSVAAMEDGSTMVETNLKMLAGTWISEGCETRPGPEYVLRYYNFEEDGRYFLTQHHYWDDSCSSSQLSVHSHGKIQLRNSLVQPGAASGTIKVTNITVVPQDENAARELDRTVSVECPGQTWKLWRKYEEHTVYDSKFDEKKKSFKLWFNGHKTGGHSVNSQGNVHFSDISCLGSLKWAFNELKLVKIQLRPIMEHMRKIPREVKIELLLGDIHTNYRLREYYNPTSFQVSLVKQVKESTQIYLDHRTYSVKNTLAIPPNIFTNSKTPPHLIEKPHLPPYIWGQWISTRCEARPGGGLYLTRKFTFFSEDETWVGEHNFFSDPFCKIPKFIATAAGRFRLSGNNKELKGTTNIDFQIRRANLTVLDQKMIYDMRLSGHCGDGDWQVNVPKDLSVTGGCIQLGIFLPSIHYDVVKIEMDYRGACLLFLGQVDTDNVNLNAENRPSAFQLPLVKCGEVPAYSQELKDILSDWVYGYSSASRVMARHLIIGIILILMNFR from the exons ATGTGAAACACGTCCAGGTCCAGAATACGTCCTTCGCTACTACAACTTCGAGGAAGATGGGCGCTACTTCTTAACCCAGCATCACTACTGGGACGATTCCTGTTCATCTTCGCAGCTTTCTGTACATTCCCATGGGAAAATACAGTTAAGGAACTCTCTTGTTCAACCGGGAGCGGCTTCTGGAACAATCAAGGTGACCAATATAACTGTGGTGCCACAGGACGAAAATGCAGCGAGGGAACTGGATCGGACTGTATCTGTGGAATGTCCAG gTCAAACCTGGAAATTGTGGAGAAAATACGAAGAACATACCGTCTACGACTCAAAATTTGAcgaaaagaaaaaatcattcaaaCTATGGTTCAATGGACACAAAACCGGCGGCCATTCAGTAAACAGCCAAGGAAATGTTCACTTCAGTGATATATCTTGCCTGGGATCTTTAAAATGGGCTTTTAATGAACTCAAACTGGTTAAGATACAGTTACGACCGATTATGGAACATATGAGGAAAATACCTAGAGAA GTTAAAATTGAACTTCTATTAGGGGACATCCACACGAATTACCGCCTACGTGAATACTACAATCCCACAAGCTTCCAAGTTTCTTTAGTCAAACAAGTTAAAGAATCGACCCAAATCTACTTAGATCATCGCACATATTCGGTAAAGAACACTTTGGCAATACCtccaaacatttttacaaactcCAAAACGCCTCCTCATCTAATCGAGAAGCCTCACTTGCCTCCATACATTTGGGGCCAATGGATTTCTACCAGATGCGAAGCGAGACCAGGAGGGGGGCTTTACTTAACCAGGAAATTTACCTTTTTCTCTGAAGATGAAACTTGGGTTGGCGAGCACAATTTCTTCTCTGATCCTTTTTGTAAAATTCCCAAGTTTATTGCCACAGCTGCTGGTCGCTTTAGATTATCAGGCAATAACAAGGAACTTAAGGGCACCACCAACATAGATTTTCAAATTCGTAGAGCGAATTTAACAGTTCTGGATCAAAAAATGATCTATGACATGCGTTTAAGTGGTCACTGTGGAGATGGTGATTGGCAAGTTAATGTTCCAAAAGACCTTTCAGTTACAGGAGGGTGTATCCAACTGGGGATTTTTCTTCCTTCTATTCATTATGATGTCGTCAAAATCGAAATGGATTACAGAGGAGCctgtttgttatttttaggacAAGTGGACACTGACAATGTGAACTTAAATGCGGAAAATAGGCCTTCGGCTTTTCAGTTACCGCTTGTGAAATGTGGGGAAGTACCGGCTTATTCTCAGGAGTTAAAGGATATTTTAAGTGATTGGGTTTATGGGTATAGCAGTGCAAGTAGGGTTATGGCTAGGCATTTGattattggaataattttaattttgatgaacttcagataa